From Hyla sarda isolate aHylSar1 chromosome 5, aHylSar1.hap1, whole genome shotgun sequence, a single genomic window includes:
- the MPLKIP gene encoding M-phase-specific PLK1-interacting protein isoform X2 produces the protein MYRQNFRSPSPSGPGGGEGSPGSFRSPPPYPSPGGPMFPPPPPAWGHGSPHTPSYGHRPQRPYGSGHSSPSQSPYGGRYGGNSPGNTPPRRPSPRYNVSPYSKSPGGNVQHYQQQQYCGRGYSPRHPANYQGSPRTSSPYGTPHGREKRVSNDVENYYRPSMLEDPWANLKPVSLADIDQQTSHEQTTYTDNVKCFGSLELW, from the exons ATGTACAGACAGAATTTTAGGTCTCCGAGCCCTTCCGGACCAGGCGGCGGTGAAGGAAGTCCGGGGTCTTTCCGAAGCCCTCCGCCGTACCCGAGTCCCGGTGGCCCCATGTTTCCTCCACCGCCGCCGGCCTGGGGGCATGGCTCCCCGCACACACCTAGCTATGGACATAGGCCGCAGAGGCCGTACGGCAGTGGTCACTCGTCGCCCTCTCAGAGCCCGTACGGAGGCAGGTATGGCGGTAACTCCCCAGGTAACACTCCACCTCGGCGGCCCAGTCCTCGGTATAACGTGTCTCCCTACAGCAAGTCTCCCGGAGGAAACGTGCAGCACTACCAGCAGCAGCAGTATTGTGGCCGCGGCTACTCTCCCCGGCATCCCGCCAACTACCAG ggTTCACCCAGGACATCTTCACCATATGGTACACCGCATGGCAGAGAGAAAAGAGTGTCTAATGATGTGGAAAACTATTACAGACCTTCAATGCTTGAGGACCCATGGGCTAACCTAAAGCCAGTATCCCTAGCTGACATAGACCAGCAAACGAGCCATGAGCAAACAACATATACTG ataaCGTAAAATGTTTTGGAAGCCTAGAGCTGTGGTAA